Proteins found in one Pectobacterium atrosepticum genomic segment:
- a CDS encoding ribonuclease G, whose product MTAELLVNVTPSETRVAYIDGGILQEIHIERDAKRGIVGNIYKGRVSRVLPGMQAAFVDIGLDKAAFLHASDIMPHTECVAGDEQKNFHVRDIAELVRQGQDLMVQVVKDPLGTKGARLTTDITLPSRYLVFMPGASHVGVSQRIESEVERDRLKKTVADYCDDDGGFIIRTAAEGIGEEELSQDAAFLKRLWGKVMERKKRNQSKCKLYGEVALAQRILRDFAGAALDRIRIDSRLTYEALLEFTSEYIPEMTRKLEHYAGKQPIFDLFDVENEIQRSLDRKVELKSGGYLIIDQTEAMTTVDINTGAFVGHRNLDETIFNTNTEATQAIARQLRLRNLGGIIIIDFIDMNNEDHRRRVLHSLEQALSKDRVKTSINGFSQLGLVEMTRKRTRESIEHVLCHECPTCHGRGTVKTVESVCYEIMREIVRVHHAYDTDRFLVYASPAVGEALRSEESHALAEVEIFVGKQVKVQIEPLYSQEQFDVVMM is encoded by the coding sequence ATGACTGCTGAGTTACTGGTAAACGTTACACCGTCAGAAACGCGCGTTGCCTATATCGACGGCGGGATTCTGCAAGAAATTCACATTGAGCGTGATGCGAAACGCGGTATTGTCGGCAACATTTATAAAGGCCGCGTGAGCCGCGTCCTGCCGGGCATGCAGGCGGCGTTTGTGGATATCGGCTTAGATAAAGCCGCGTTCCTGCACGCATCCGATATTATGCCGCACACCGAATGCGTTGCCGGTGACGAACAAAAGAATTTTCACGTCCGTGATATCGCCGAGCTGGTGCGTCAGGGACAGGACCTTATGGTTCAGGTGGTCAAAGATCCGCTGGGAACCAAAGGCGCGCGTCTGACTACCGACATCACACTGCCGTCGCGCTATCTGGTGTTCATGCCTGGAGCATCGCACGTTGGTGTTTCACAGCGCATTGAGAGTGAAGTGGAACGCGATCGCTTAAAGAAAACGGTCGCTGACTATTGCGATGATGACGGTGGTTTTATCATTCGTACCGCAGCGGAAGGGATCGGTGAAGAAGAACTCTCGCAGGATGCGGCCTTCCTGAAGCGCCTGTGGGGCAAGGTGATGGAGCGCAAAAAGCGTAACCAGAGCAAATGTAAGCTCTACGGTGAAGTGGCGCTCGCACAGCGAATCTTACGTGATTTTGCCGGCGCTGCGCTGGATCGTATTCGGATTGACTCCCGCCTGACGTATGAAGCGCTGCTGGAATTTACCTCCGAATATATCCCAGAGATGACGCGCAAACTCGAACACTATGCGGGTAAGCAGCCGATTTTTGACCTGTTTGATGTGGAAAATGAGATCCAGCGTTCACTGGACAGAAAGGTTGAACTGAAGTCCGGTGGCTATTTGATCATCGATCAGACAGAAGCCATGACGACCGTTGACATCAACACGGGAGCATTTGTCGGCCACCGCAATCTGGATGAAACCATTTTCAATACCAATACGGAAGCGACGCAGGCTATTGCGCGACAGCTGCGTCTGCGTAACCTCGGTGGCATCATCATTATCGATTTCATCGATATGAATAACGAAGATCACCGTCGGCGGGTGCTGCATTCACTGGAGCAGGCGCTGAGTAAAGATCGAGTCAAAACCAGTATTAACGGCTTCTCTCAACTAGGATTAGTCGAGATGACGCGCAAACGCACGCGTGAGAGTATCGAACACGTGTTGTGTCATGAATGCCCGACATGTCATGGTCGTGGCACTGTGAAGACGGTAGAAAGCGTCTGCTATGAAATCATGCGTGAAATCGTGCGCGTCCACCACGCTTATGACACCGACCGTTTCCTAGTCTATGCCTCACCGGCTGTCGGGGAAGCGCTGAGAAGTGAAGAGTCGCACGCGTTAGCTGAGGTTGAAATTTTCGTCGGCAAGCAGGTCAAAGTACAAATCGAACCCCTGTATAGCCAGGAGCAGTTTGACGTCGTAATGATGTAA
- a CDS encoding AsmA2 domain-containing protein produces MRRLPGILVITGATLVVMVALLVSGLRLVLPQLDHFRPQLVAWAQSAAGVPLEIGSMTGRWESFGPTLEIEKFRTSLPESDWQVDRITLALDVWQSLLHGRWQFRDLTFHQLKLDLNSQFTGQQQDSKLMESGKVSDLFLRQFDHFDLRDSQITFLTPSGSRAELSIPQLTWLNSDKRHRAEGLISLSSFNGQHGVVQMRMDLRDEQGLLGNGTFYLQADNIDMKPWLSRWMKNNTGLESADFSLAAWLNVRDGGIHSGDVRLNQGTASWGEGSDAHRLNVDDMTLHVSRQENGWQVDVPTLNLATDGVAWPKGRLSALWLPKNEHMLGPDRQEELRIRASNLALERVSTLLPLLSGTTPALKARWDELQPMGTLNSVAVDIPLQQPERSRFHANWQDVSWKQWKLLPGVDHFSGSARGSVERGQVSVALKQSTLPYVDMFRAPLEIKQASGTIDWRNDAQGLSLWSHGLDVQAKSLWANGDFRYEQPVKQEPKLDILAGIRLTDAADAWRYYPELFMGTDLVDYLSGALKGGRVDNATLIFAGNPQHFPYTHNEGQFEVWVPVKDATFEFQPGWPALTPLDINLDFANNGLWMFAPQTWLGKVEGKNISAVIPDYEKEMLLIDGELDGPGPEVGNYFHQTPLKSSLGTALDELKIGGPVKGTLHLDIPLVGDDVRASGDIALNNNSLYIKPLDTTINNLTGKFRYENGNLRSETLQANWLNQPMAVNFTTEEQAKAFLVNVGLQGDWQPALLPGLPASASKALSGAANWKSTVAVNLSHSGKTTYDVDVQADLNKVSSHLPNPLNKPAGENLPLEVKASGDLNGFTMQGRVGKDNRFNSQWLLKGDTVMLSRASWQNAAATAPALPEDSALVLDLPPLDAESWLGLLPSLRASTSSEGKKAHSYLRFPEAITLRTPELQLLGQQWHDLEITRKNTLGGSEVQAKGREIDGKVEIPNRGMWRSDINYLYYNPQWKGNEATNPVALAEKKSPLNDPSISFEDWPSLAVNCRQCWIIGQNMGRIQGTMLPEKEKLTLTDGIIDTGKARLTVNGSWQENAEGVRTALKGRLTGDSLEQNANWFGVDSPLKAGSFDVDYDLYWRGTPWAPDIASLSGILHTRIGKGEIAEVGAGQAGQLLRLLSFDALMRKLRFDFSDTFGRGFYFDSISSTAWIKDGVLHTDDMLIDGLEADIAMKGDLDLAKRQVNMEAVIAPEISATVGVATAFAVNPVVGAAVFAASKVLAPLWNKISLIRYQISGSLDQPKIQEVLREPNKKKGE; encoded by the coding sequence GTGAGGCGACTGCCCGGAATATTAGTCATCACGGGTGCCACTCTTGTCGTGATGGTTGCGCTGTTAGTCAGCGGCTTAAGACTGGTGCTGCCACAGCTCGATCATTTCCGGCCACAGTTGGTGGCCTGGGCGCAGTCTGCTGCCGGTGTTCCGTTAGAAATCGGCTCAATGACAGGGCGCTGGGAGTCCTTTGGCCCCACGCTGGAAATTGAAAAATTTCGCACGTCTCTGCCGGAATCTGACTGGCAGGTTGATCGCATTACGCTGGCGCTGGATGTGTGGCAGTCGCTGCTGCACGGGCGCTGGCAGTTTCGCGATCTTACATTTCATCAGTTAAAGCTTGATCTTAATAGCCAATTTACTGGGCAGCAGCAGGATAGCAAACTGATGGAGTCAGGAAAGGTCAGCGATCTTTTCCTGCGCCAGTTTGACCACTTTGATCTGCGTGATAGCCAGATTACCTTTCTTACCCCTTCCGGTTCCCGAGCGGAGCTGAGTATTCCTCAACTGACCTGGCTGAACTCCGACAAACGTCACCGCGCAGAAGGGTTGATCAGCCTGTCGAGTTTTAACGGCCAGCACGGTGTGGTGCAGATGCGCATGGATTTGCGCGATGAGCAGGGGTTGCTTGGCAACGGTACGTTCTACCTGCAAGCTGACAATATTGATATGAAGCCGTGGCTCAGCCGCTGGATGAAAAACAACACTGGGCTGGAAAGCGCAGATTTTAGTCTGGCGGCGTGGCTCAATGTCCGTGATGGTGGCATCCACAGTGGTGATGTACGCCTTAATCAGGGGACGGCAAGCTGGGGTGAGGGAAGTGACGCGCATCGCCTGAACGTGGATGATATGACGTTACATGTCAGCCGTCAGGAAAATGGCTGGCAGGTGGATGTTCCCACGTTGAATCTGGCAACGGATGGCGTCGCTTGGCCGAAAGGTCGGCTTTCCGCCCTGTGGTTGCCGAAAAATGAACACATGCTGGGGCCCGATCGGCAGGAAGAGCTGCGCATTCGAGCTAGTAATCTGGCGCTGGAGCGTGTGAGCACGCTGCTTCCTTTGTTGTCCGGCACAACGCCAGCCTTGAAAGCGCGCTGGGATGAGCTGCAACCGATGGGTACATTGAATTCCGTTGCCGTCGATATCCCTCTGCAACAGCCAGAGAGAAGCCGTTTTCATGCCAATTGGCAGGATGTGAGCTGGAAGCAGTGGAAATTGCTGCCGGGAGTCGATCACTTCTCCGGTTCTGCTCGCGGTAGCGTCGAGCGTGGTCAGGTCAGCGTAGCGTTAAAGCAGAGTACGCTGCCCTATGTGGATATGTTCCGCGCACCGCTGGAAATCAAGCAGGCCAGCGGTACGATAGACTGGCGTAATGATGCGCAAGGCCTGTCGCTCTGGAGCCATGGGCTGGATGTACAGGCGAAATCACTATGGGCTAACGGTGATTTCCGTTACGAACAGCCAGTAAAACAGGAACCGAAACTGGATATTCTGGCGGGGATCCGGCTGACCGATGCGGCGGATGCCTGGCGCTACTATCCTGAACTGTTTATGGGCACTGATTTGGTGGACTATCTGAGCGGTGCGCTGAAAGGTGGCCGCGTCGATAATGCGACGCTGATCTTTGCCGGTAATCCGCAGCATTTCCCGTATACCCACAACGAAGGCCAGTTTGAAGTCTGGGTGCCGGTTAAGGATGCCACCTTTGAGTTCCAGCCGGGCTGGCCTGCGCTAACGCCGCTGGATATCAATCTGGATTTTGCCAATAACGGTCTGTGGATGTTTGCGCCGCAAACCTGGCTGGGTAAGGTGGAAGGCAAAAATATTAGCGCGGTCATTCCTGATTATGAAAAAGAGATGCTGCTTATTGATGGCGAACTGGACGGTCCAGGGCCTGAAGTGGGCAACTATTTTCATCAGACACCGCTGAAATCCTCGCTGGGCACCGCGCTGGATGAGCTGAAAATTGGCGGGCCGGTGAAAGGCACGCTGCATCTGGATATTCCGCTCGTCGGTGACGATGTCCGCGCTAGCGGCGATATCGCGCTGAATAATAACAGCCTGTACATCAAACCGCTGGATACCACGATTAATAATCTCACGGGTAAGTTCCGCTATGAAAACGGTAATTTACGCAGTGAAACGCTACAGGCGAATTGGCTGAATCAGCCGATGGCGGTCAATTTTACGACGGAAGAGCAAGCGAAGGCTTTTCTGGTGAATGTGGGCTTGCAGGGAGACTGGCAGCCAGCGCTATTGCCCGGTTTACCGGCGTCGGCAAGCAAAGCGTTGTCCGGCGCGGCTAACTGGAAAAGTACGGTTGCTGTCAACCTGTCGCACTCGGGTAAAACAACCTACGATGTTGATGTACAAGCTGATTTAAATAAAGTAAGTAGTCACTTACCTAACCCGCTAAATAAGCCTGCTGGCGAGAACCTGCCGCTGGAAGTTAAAGCCAGCGGTGACCTGAATGGTTTTACTATGCAGGGTCGAGTGGGCAAAGATAACCGTTTCAATAGCCAATGGTTGCTGAAAGGCGACACCGTGATGCTGTCGCGAGCAAGCTGGCAGAATGCGGCAGCAACGGCACCGGCATTACCAGAAGATTCCGCTTTGGTGCTCGATCTCCCGCCGCTGGATGCAGAAAGTTGGCTGGGGCTTCTGCCATCGCTGCGAGCCTCGACGTCGTCGGAAGGGAAAAAAGCACATAGTTATCTTCGTTTTCCTGAAGCGATAACGCTGCGAACGCCTGAGCTACAACTGTTAGGACAGCAGTGGCACGATCTGGAAATTACGCGAAAAAATACGCTTGGCGGCAGCGAAGTACAGGCGAAAGGACGTGAAATTGACGGAAAGGTTGAGATACCCAATCGCGGCATGTGGCGCAGCGACATCAATTATCTCTACTACAATCCTCAGTGGAAAGGCAACGAAGCGACCAACCCGGTGGCGCTGGCGGAGAAAAAGTCGCCGCTGAATGACCCGAGTATCAGTTTTGAGGACTGGCCGTCGCTGGCGGTTAACTGTCGCCAGTGCTGGATTATCGGGCAGAATATGGGACGTATTCAGGGAACGATGTTGCCAGAAAAGGAAAAGTTAACGCTGACGGACGGTATCATTGATACAGGCAAGGCTCGTCTGACGGTAAACGGGTCCTGGCAGGAAAACGCAGAAGGCGTGCGGACTGCGCTAAAAGGCCGCCTGACGGGAGATAGTCTGGAACAGAATGCTAACTGGTTTGGTGTAGATTCACCGCTGAAGGCCGGTTCTTTCGATGTAGATTACGATCTGTATTGGCGCGGGACGCCTTGGGCACCGGATATTGCCAGCCTGAGTGGAATATTGCACACGCGCATTGGCAAAGGTGAAATTGCCGAAGTCGGTGCCGGTCAAGCGGGTCAATTACTGCGTTTATTGAGCTTCGATGCGCTGATGCGTAAGCTGCGGTTCGATTTTAGTGATACGTTTGGTCGTGGATTCTATTTCGACTCGATTAGCAGTACCGCATGGATTAAAGATGGCGTGCTGCATACTGATGATATGCTGATCGACGGGTTGGAGGCGGACATCGCGATGAAAGGCGATCTCGACCTCGCTAAGCGACAGGTCAATATGGAAGCGGTTATCGCCCCGGAAATTTCTGCGACAGTGGGCGTGGCGACTGCATTTGCCGTCAATCCGGTTGTGGGTGCCGCGGTGTTTGCTGCCAGTAAAGTACTGGCACCGCTATGGAACAAGATTTCGCTGATTCGCTACCAGATTTCCGGTAGCCTCGATCAGCCAAAGATTCAGGAAGTGCTGCGTGAGCCGAACAAGAAGAAAGGCGAATAA
- the tldD gene encoding metalloprotease TldD — translation MSLSFVSEQLLTANKLNLDDLAAVLGSLNERRLDYADLYFQSSYHESWVLEDRIIKDGSYNIDQGVGIRAIDGEKTGFAYADQITLNALHQSAQAARSIVREQGTGTVRTLGEVSHRALYPTLNPLDSLTREDKIALLQRADTVARAADTRVQEVSASLTGVYELVLVAATDGTLAADVRPLVRLSISVLVEEEGKRERGGSGGGTRGGYEYFWEVTDGEPRVDAWAKEAVRMALVNLSAVAAPAGPMPVVLGAGWPGVLLHEAVGHGLEGDFNRRGTSVFSGQMGKLVASELCTVVDDGTLTGRRGSLSMDDEGVPGQYNILIENGILKGYMQDKLNARLMGVAPTGNGRRESYAHLPMPRMTNTYMLAGKSTPEEIISSVEYGLYAPNFGGGQVDITSGKFVFSTSEAYLIEKGRITTPVKGATLIGSGIEAMQQISMVGNDLALDKGVGVCGKEGQSLPVGVGQPTLKLESLTVGGTA, via the coding sequence ATGAGCCTTTCGTTTGTCAGTGAGCAGTTACTCACCGCCAACAAATTGAATCTTGACGATCTCGCCGCTGTGCTGGGGTCGCTTAATGAGCGTCGACTGGATTATGCCGACCTCTATTTCCAATCCAGCTACCATGAATCCTGGGTGCTGGAAGATCGCATCATCAAAGACGGTTCCTATAACATCGATCAAGGTGTTGGTATCCGTGCGATTGACGGTGAAAAAACCGGATTTGCGTATGCCGATCAGATCACGCTGAATGCATTGCACCAGAGTGCGCAGGCAGCACGCAGCATTGTGCGGGAACAGGGCACCGGTACGGTTCGCACGCTGGGTGAAGTATCGCATCGTGCGCTCTATCCAACGTTGAATCCACTCGATAGCCTGACGCGTGAAGATAAGATTGCGCTGTTGCAACGTGCTGATACGGTCGCACGTGCTGCCGATACGCGGGTGCAGGAAGTGTCAGCTAGCTTGACCGGCGTGTATGAGCTGGTGTTGGTGGCTGCGACGGACGGCACGCTAGCGGCAGATGTGCGTCCTCTGGTTCGTCTGTCGATCAGCGTGCTGGTCGAAGAGGAAGGTAAACGTGAGCGCGGCGGTAGCGGCGGCGGCACACGTGGCGGCTATGAGTATTTCTGGGAAGTGACGGACGGCGAACCTCGCGTTGATGCGTGGGCGAAAGAAGCGGTACGTATGGCACTGGTTAACCTGTCTGCTGTGGCTGCTCCCGCAGGGCCGATGCCTGTGGTGCTGGGCGCAGGCTGGCCGGGCGTGCTGCTGCATGAAGCGGTCGGTCACGGTCTGGAAGGTGATTTTAACCGTCGCGGTACGTCAGTGTTCAGCGGACAGATGGGCAAACTTGTCGCGTCAGAACTGTGTACGGTGGTGGATGACGGTACGCTGACCGGACGTCGTGGTTCTCTCTCTATGGATGACGAAGGTGTCCCGGGACAATACAATATCCTGATCGAAAACGGCATTCTGAAAGGGTATATGCAGGACAAGCTGAACGCTCGTCTGATGGGCGTAGCGCCGACCGGCAACGGTCGCCGCGAGTCTTATGCGCATCTGCCGATGCCGCGTATGACAAACACCTACATGTTGGCTGGGAAATCCACGCCGGAAGAGATTATCTCCAGCGTTGAATACGGTCTGTATGCGCCAAACTTTGGTGGCGGTCAGGTTGATATCACCTCTGGCAAGTTCGTCTTCTCGACATCCGAAGCGTACCTGATCGAAAAGGGTCGTATCACCACGCCAGTCAAAGGCGCGACGCTGATTGGTTCCGGCATTGAAGCGATGCAGCAGATCTCTATGGTCGGAAACGATCTGGCGCTGGATAAAGGCGTTGGCGTGTGTGGCAAAGAAGGCCAAAGCCTGCCAGTCGGCGTTGGTCAGCCTACGCTGAAGCTGGAAAGCCTGACCGTCGGCGGCACCGCATAA
- the aaeR gene encoding HTH-type transcriptional activator AaeR, whose amino-acid sequence MERLKSMSVFARVVECGSFTAAARQLQMSVSAVSQTVSKLEDELQIKLLNRSTRSIGLTEAGKIYYHGCRRMLHEAHEVHEQLYAFNNTPIGTLRIGSSSTMAQNVLSTMTAAMLKEYPGLSVNLVTGIPAPDLIADGLDIVIRVGALQDSTLFSKRLGSMPMVVCAAKSYLAQHGTPDKPADMVNFSWLEYSVRPDSEFELIAPEGISTRVTPQGRFVTNDPQTLVRWLKIGAGIAYIPLMWIVDEINRGEIEILFNRYHSDPRPVYALYTRKDNLPLKVQVCINYMTEYFKNVALTYQSYRQDHGEDKK is encoded by the coding sequence ATGGAAAGACTAAAGAGTATGTCGGTGTTTGCCCGCGTGGTGGAATGTGGTTCTTTTACCGCCGCCGCACGCCAGTTGCAGATGAGCGTATCCGCCGTCAGCCAGACCGTCTCCAAGCTTGAAGATGAACTACAGATTAAGCTGCTGAACCGCAGTACGCGCAGTATTGGTCTGACGGAAGCGGGAAAAATTTACTATCACGGCTGCCGTAGAATGCTACATGAAGCTCATGAGGTACACGAACAGCTTTATGCCTTCAACAACACGCCGATCGGCACGCTACGCATTGGTAGTTCGTCTACCATGGCGCAGAATGTGTTATCCACCATGACTGCCGCGATGCTGAAGGAATATCCTGGTTTGTCCGTCAATCTGGTCACCGGCATTCCGGCTCCCGACCTGATCGCCGACGGACTGGATATCGTTATCCGCGTCGGTGCACTACAGGATTCCACCCTGTTTTCGAAACGTTTAGGCTCGATGCCGATGGTGGTCTGTGCCGCGAAAAGCTATCTGGCGCAGCACGGCACGCCGGATAAGCCAGCAGATATGGTGAATTTTTCCTGGCTGGAATACAGCGTGCGGCCCGACAGTGAATTCGAACTGATTGCACCGGAAGGCATTTCGACCCGCGTCACACCACAGGGGCGCTTTGTCACCAACGATCCGCAAACGCTGGTACGCTGGCTCAAGATCGGAGCGGGTATCGCGTATATTCCGCTCATGTGGATTGTGGACGAAATCAATCGTGGCGAAATCGAGATTCTATTCAACCGCTACCACTCCGATCCGCGCCCGGTCTACGCGCTTTACACCCGCAAAGACAACCTGCCGCTAAAAGTACAGGTCTGCATTAACTATATGACGGAATACTTCAAGAACGTCGCCCTTACATATCAAAGCTATCGGCAGGATCATGGCGAGGACAAAAAGTAG
- a CDS encoding DUF1656 domain-containing protein → MSSLPVMVLFGLSFPPVFFVLMVSLTLFFVVNRLLQPTGIYDFVWHPALFNSALFCCLFYLLFRYGL, encoded by the coding sequence ATGAGTTCACTCCCGGTTATGGTGCTGTTCGGGCTGTCATTTCCCCCCGTATTTTTTGTCTTGATGGTGTCGCTGACCCTATTTTTTGTTGTGAACCGTCTGCTGCAACCGACGGGTATCTATGACTTCGTTTGGCATCCTGCGCTGTTTAACAGCGCGCTGTTCTGCTGCTTGTTCTATTTACTGTTCCGTTACGGTCTGTGA
- the aaeA gene encoding p-hydroxybenzoic acid efflux pump subunit AaeA: protein MKSFFLTLFRQQAALTKKLSRVVITLVIVLCAIVAIFRVWAFYTESPWTRDAKFTADVVAIAPDVSGLLTDVRVTDNQLVNKGDVLFVIDQPRYHQAVAQAEADVAYYQALVTEKRRESGRRARLGVSAMSQENIDQSNNALETATHQLAKAQAVMSLAKLELDRTVVRAPADGWVTNLHVQSGEFIERGNTAVALVKKDSFYLLAYMEETKLEGVRRGYRAEITPLGSEKIFYGTVDSVAAGINNSSNSANTKGLANVDSNLEWVRLAQRVPVKIRLDRQMGDLYPAGTTATVVVTGEQVNNDKKPSPLIRLLYRLREFG, encoded by the coding sequence GTGAAAAGTTTCTTTTTAACCTTGTTTAGGCAGCAGGCCGCGCTGACCAAAAAACTGAGTCGTGTGGTCATCACGCTGGTGATTGTGCTGTGTGCGATTGTGGCCATTTTTCGTGTCTGGGCGTTTTATACCGAATCGCCCTGGACGCGAGATGCCAAATTTACGGCGGATGTGGTGGCGATCGCGCCGGACGTCAGCGGGTTGCTGACCGACGTTCGTGTCACGGACAATCAGTTGGTGAACAAAGGCGATGTGCTGTTTGTCATCGACCAGCCGCGTTACCACCAGGCCGTGGCGCAGGCGGAAGCCGATGTTGCTTACTATCAGGCGCTGGTGACGGAAAAACGCCGGGAATCAGGACGTCGTGCGCGGCTGGGCGTCAGTGCGATGTCACAGGAAAATATCGATCAGTCCAACAATGCGCTAGAAACCGCAACGCACCAGCTTGCTAAAGCGCAGGCGGTAATGTCTCTGGCGAAATTGGAGTTGGATCGTACCGTGGTACGCGCGCCTGCTGACGGCTGGGTCACCAACCTGCATGTGCAAAGCGGCGAGTTCATTGAACGCGGTAATACGGCGGTCGCGCTGGTGAAGAAGGATTCGTTTTACCTGCTGGCGTACATGGAAGAGACCAAGCTCGAAGGCGTTCGCCGTGGCTATCGTGCGGAAATCACCCCGCTGGGTAGCGAAAAGATATTTTACGGCACCGTTGATAGCGTGGCGGCTGGGATAAATAACAGCAGCAACAGTGCGAATACTAAAGGCCTGGCTAACGTAGATTCTAATCTGGAGTGGGTGCGTTTAGCGCAGCGCGTGCCGGTAAAAATTCGCCTCGATCGGCAAATGGGCGACCTCTACCCAGCTGGCACGACGGCGACTGTGGTGGTTACTGGCGAGCAGGTCAACAATGACAAAAAGCCTTCGCCACTTATCCGCCTTCTTTATCGCCTGCGTGAGTTTGGCTAA
- the aaeB gene encoding p-hydroxybenzoic acid efflux pump subunit AaeB yields MKTSSLTGSLFFTTPKFARLRFAFKLSFAIVLSLFLGFHLQLETPRWSVLTAAIVAAGPAFAAGGEPFSGAIRHRGMLRIIGTFIGCIGALVIIIATVRAPVVMLMLCCIWAGLCTWVSSLVKVENAYIFGLAGYTALIIIVSTQGTPLLTPQFAVERCSEIVLGIVCAILADLLFSPRSIKQDVDRSIGELLVDQYRLLQLSMSGTEKEAIDAAWHALVRKTTALSGMRSSLMLESSRWQNSNRRLTSLHTQSLMMITQVCETYLILQDVPTPVKSSLKMVLDQPVESLRDVHCRVKALRHLIAADSRDVPPTLIDWVGAATRYLLLAKGVQANGRLNTIEADVLNSDVEIKAPSAETHHAMINGLRTGVATALGCLFWLSTGWTSGSVCMVMIAVVTSLAMRLPNPQMMAKDFLFGTIYALPLGALMFMFIMPSTQQSMLLLCLSLGGMAFFLGLEVQKRRLGSLGALASTINILVLDNPMTFNVSQFLDSAIGQIIGCFLALMVIMLIRDNTKAHTGRTLLNRFVYGAVSALTTNRARRKENHLPALYQQLFLLLNRFPDDIAKYRLALWLIIMHQRLRTLDIPQNAALSAFHRQIRATAEQVISARRDATRSRYFAQLLDELERYQQMLTEQQLPPSVTAPVGRLTGILRDYQHALSN; encoded by the coding sequence ATGAAAACCTCGTCATTAACAGGATCCTTGTTCTTTACAACACCGAAGTTTGCGCGCCTTCGCTTCGCTTTCAAACTGAGCTTTGCGATTGTGCTGTCCCTGTTTCTGGGTTTCCACCTACAGCTGGAAACCCCGCGCTGGTCGGTTCTCACCGCGGCGATTGTCGCTGCTGGCCCCGCATTTGCTGCAGGTGGCGAGCCGTTTTCCGGTGCAATTCGCCATCGTGGTATGTTACGTATTATTGGGACTTTTATTGGCTGTATTGGTGCACTTGTCATCATTATCGCTACCGTTCGTGCGCCTGTGGTAATGCTGATGCTGTGCTGTATTTGGGCCGGCCTCTGTACCTGGGTTTCCTCGCTGGTTAAAGTCGAAAACGCCTATATATTTGGGCTGGCGGGTTATACCGCGCTGATTATCATTGTCTCTACGCAGGGAACGCCGCTGCTGACGCCGCAGTTCGCTGTGGAGCGCTGTAGCGAGATTGTGCTGGGCATCGTCTGCGCCATTCTGGCGGATTTGCTGTTCTCACCACGATCGATCAAGCAGGATGTTGACCGTAGCATCGGTGAACTGCTGGTGGATCAGTATCGGTTACTGCAACTCAGCATGAGCGGGACGGAGAAAGAAGCGATAGATGCGGCATGGCATGCGTTGGTGCGCAAAACGACCGCGCTCAGCGGTATGCGCAGTAGCCTGATGCTGGAGTCCTCGCGCTGGCAGAACAGCAATCGCCGCTTAACGTCGTTGCATACGCAATCGCTCATGATGATCACTCAGGTGTGTGAAACTTACCTGATTTTGCAGGATGTTCCGACCCCTGTAAAAAGTAGCCTGAAGATGGTGTTGGATCAGCCTGTTGAGTCATTGCGGGATGTGCATTGCCGTGTGAAAGCATTGCGTCACCTGATCGCTGCTGACAGCCGTGACGTGCCGCCTACGTTGATCGATTGGGTTGGCGCGGCGACGCGCTATCTGCTGCTGGCGAAGGGTGTGCAGGCCAACGGACGCCTCAACACGATAGAAGCTGACGTGCTGAACAGTGATGTAGAAATTAAAGCGCCCTCGGCGGAAACTCATCACGCCATGATTAACGGTTTACGCACCGGTGTGGCGACGGCGCTAGGCTGCCTGTTCTGGCTCAGCACTGGCTGGACGTCTGGCAGCGTGTGTATGGTGATGATTGCGGTGGTGACGTCGCTTGCCATGCGTTTGCCAAATCCACAGATGATGGCGAAGGATTTTCTTTTTGGAACGATCTATGCGCTGCCACTGGGTGCGCTGATGTTCATGTTTATCATGCCGTCAACGCAGCAAAGTATGCTGCTGCTGTGTCTGAGTCTGGGGGGGATGGCTTTCTTTCTCGGGCTTGAAGTACAAAAGCGTCGGCTAGGCTCGCTGGGTGCATTGGCCAGTACGATCAATATCCTGGTGCTGGATAACCCGATGACATTCAACGTTAGCCAGTTTTTGGACAGCGCGATCGGCCAGATCATCGGCTGCTTTCTGGCGCTGATGGTGATCATGCTGATCCGGGATAACACCAAGGCGCATACGGGGAGAACGTTGTTGAATCGCTTTGTGTATGGTGCGGTTTCGGCACTGACCACCAACAGAGCGCGGCGCAAGGAAAATCACTTGCCTGCGCTGTATCAACAGCTTTTCCTGCTGCTGAACCGCTTTCCTGACGACATTGCCAAGTATCGCCTTGCCCTGTGGCTGATCATCATGCACCAACGTCTGAGAACGCTGGATATTCCGCAAAACGCTGCGCTGTCTGCTTTTCATCGCCAGATTCGTGCAACGGCGGAGCAGGTGATTTCAGCCCGACGCGATGCTACGCGCAGCCGCTATTTTGCGCAGCTGTTGGATGAACTTGAACGTTATCAGCAGATGCTGACAGAACAGCAGCTTCCCCCGAGCGTGACTGCGCCCGTGGGTCGATTGACTGGGATCCTGCGTGATTATCAGCATGCGCTGAGCAACTAA